The proteins below come from a single Nitrosospira sp. Is2 genomic window:
- a CDS encoding helix-turn-helix domain-containing protein, which translates to MTTRLVTTSQAAEILGVKPNTLEGWRIRGEGPSFRKIGRLVKYVESDLIAYISRQTRHSTSQEETS; encoded by the coding sequence ATGACAACCAGGTTAGTAACAACCTCGCAGGCCGCCGAAATCCTCGGCGTAAAACCCAATACATTAGAAGGCTGGCGCATACGAGGCGAAGGCCCCAGTTTTAGAAAGATAGGTCGTCTCGTCAAGTATGTCGAGAGCGATTTGATCGCCTATATCAGCAGGCAAACTCGTCATTCCACCTCGCAAGAGGAGACGAGTTGA
- a CDS encoding thermonuclease family protein: MSGKVVGIADGNTLAVLAASKKQHKIRLAEINAPENAQSFGSKSKESLSDLCFNKEAEVIRFMKDRYQRIVARVKCAGVNVP, encoded by the coding sequence TTGAGTGGGAAGGTTGTGGGCATAGCGGATGGGAACACTCTGGCTGTTCTGGCCGCATCGAAGAAGCAGCACAAGATACGCCTGGCCGAAATTAACGCGCCTGAGAATGCCCAGTCATTCGGCAGCAAGTCGAAAGAGTCGCTCTCTGACCTGTGCTTCAACAAGGAAGCTGAAGTCATCCGATTTATGAAAGACCGCTACCAGCGCATCGTCGCTAGGGTTAAATGCGCAGGGGTCAATGTCCCTTGA
- the ligD gene encoding DNA ligase D, producing the protein MIGGYTDPQGSRIGIGSLLLGFYDEEQKLRYAGNVGTGFSDKTLRDLRARLDKIAATANPFFKATGIGRKVHWVRPELVGEVSFAEWTREDHIRHSVFHGLRIDKKAASITREKPVHAAPSKSKPIGEPKAGRASTPAVASPRITHPERVIDPSSGFTKLDLVHYYGLVAPLMREHLSGRPVSLVRAPDGIAGQLFFQKHLEKYKMPGVIQLDQALDPEHPPFLEVATPEGLVAAAQMNVIEFHTWNATKNAIDKPDRMVFDLDPGEGVSWRFMQDAAQIVRIFLNELGLVSFLKTSGGKGLHVVVPIKRLRDWDTVKGFSQAIVEHLAKVIPPRFVAKSGPSNRVGRIFIDYLRNGLGATTASAWSVRARPGLGVSVPLAWEELEGLTSSDRWTASNIQERLETGNAPWEEYEASRRSILSAMKILGFKPDKGS; encoded by the coding sequence GTGATCGGCGGCTATACCGACCCGCAGGGCTCCAGGATAGGGATCGGCTCGCTCCTGCTGGGCTTTTACGACGAAGAACAAAAGCTGCGGTATGCGGGCAATGTTGGCACGGGATTCAGCGACAAGACGCTGCGCGACCTCAGGGCGCGGCTGGATAAAATCGCAGCTACTGCTAATCCCTTTTTCAAGGCCACTGGTATCGGCCGCAAAGTACATTGGGTCAGGCCCGAACTGGTGGGTGAAGTCTCCTTCGCGGAATGGACTCGGGAGGACCATATTCGGCATTCCGTATTTCATGGCCTGAGAATTGACAAGAAGGCTGCTTCGATCACGCGGGAAAAACCGGTGCATGCTGCTCCTAGCAAATCCAAACCCATAGGCGAACCGAAGGCGGGTCGAGCATCAACCCCAGCCGTTGCATCCCCGCGTATCACTCACCCGGAACGAGTGATCGATCCATCCAGCGGCTTCACCAAGCTGGATCTTGTCCATTACTACGGGTTAGTGGCACCTCTGATGAGGGAGCACCTTTCTGGGCGTCCTGTCTCCCTCGTGCGAGCGCCCGACGGAATTGCGGGTCAACTGTTTTTTCAGAAACACCTGGAAAAATACAAGATGCCGGGCGTGATCCAGCTTGACCAGGCTCTGGACCCCGAGCATCCCCCGTTTCTGGAAGTCGCAACACCTGAAGGGCTTGTGGCTGCGGCGCAAATGAACGTGATCGAGTTTCATACCTGGAACGCCACGAAGAATGCGATCGACAAGCCCGACAGAATGGTATTTGACCTGGACCCGGGAGAAGGAGTGAGCTGGAGGTTCATGCAGGATGCCGCCCAGATCGTCCGCATATTCCTGAACGAACTTGGGTTAGTGTCTTTTCTGAAGACCAGCGGAGGGAAAGGCTTGCATGTCGTCGTGCCCATTAAGAGGCTGCGCGACTGGGATACCGTGAAAGGTTTCTCGCAGGCCATAGTCGAGCACTTGGCCAAGGTAATACCGCCGCGCTTTGTCGCTAAGAGCGGCCCGAGCAACAGGGTGGGAAGAATCTTTATTGACTACCTGCGAAACGGTCTCGGGGCAACTACTGCTTCTGCCTGGTCGGTCCGCGCACGTCCTGGACTGGGCGTATCCGTGCCACTTGCATGGGAAGAGCTGGAGGGGCTCACCAGCTCCGACCGCTGGACCGCTTCCAATATCCAGGAGCGTCTGGAAACAGGGAACGCCCCATGGGAAGAGTATGAAGCTTCACGGCGATCAATATTGTCAGCAATGAAAATACTGGGCTTCAAGCCAGACAAGGGATCTTGA
- a CDS encoding SOS response-associated peptidase, which yields MIMLYKGELLFIGMNWGYRTRNEAAEKKKPWICARVEKSLTGRYFRHMFSEGRVIIPAGGWYESLENGKKQPWYITRKVNEPIFMAGMTNFRPGPQQTVETGFVIVTEDSGAGMVDVHDRRPVVLEPEDALTWMHPDTPVEEAAHRPNTLFANQCLPLVESR from the coding sequence ATGATCATGCTTTACAAGGGCGAGTTGCTGTTCATTGGTATGAACTGGGGGTATCGAACCCGGAACGAAGCCGCTGAGAAGAAGAAACCATGGATATGCGCCCGAGTTGAGAAGTCTCTAACAGGACGATATTTTCGGCACATGTTCAGCGAAGGGCGTGTGATCATTCCGGCGGGTGGATGGTATGAGTCGCTGGAGAATGGCAAGAAGCAGCCCTGGTACATAACCCGGAAAGTGAACGAACCGATATTCATGGCTGGGATGACGAACTTTCGACCAGGTCCTCAACAAACGGTCGAAACAGGTTTCGTGATCGTGACGGAAGACTCAGGAGCCGGAATGGTCGATGTTCATGACCGACGACCCGTAGTGTTGGAGCCGGAAGATGCGTTAACCTGGATGCACCCCGACACCCCGGTTGAAGAAGCCGCGCATCGCCCAAACACGCTCTTTGCCAACCAATGCCTTCCCTTGGTGGAAAGTCGATAG
- a CDS encoding ATP-binding protein — protein sequence MDIAENDSDEVRRLRRTMQDLVAFSTLPAAWGLGPDGIAKSLAKVLLSTLDLDLVYIRLPQPDGSGFTETVRSKHRPDADHCITEAKAPLASFLTSVALAPVTAVRDPFGPGTLRTTVTPFDLVEEHGVLVSGSQRVNFPTEQERLLLGLAANQATMVLQRQRAEQALQQSEERFRDFANAAPAKLWVTEPDGSCSFLSQGWYEFTGQGEDEGLGLGWLNAVHPDDREAAGKHFLSANERNEAFSIEYRLRRADGVYRWIIDRGRPRFSPSGQFLGYAGNLLDITERKQSEEQMATLLAAEKQRATLLAQVANASKSINVMLSMESIARTLTEEARSMLGAHQAVTSLTVSENWAQGITAVSLSDKYADYRAYSEKPVGSGIYIEVCRTNCPMRMTQKELEAHPAWKGFGKHAKDHPPMRGWLAVPLIGHGGKNLGLVQLTDKAQGEFTEEDEAILVQLAAIASVGIENAYLYEQVREQDQRKDEFLATLAHELRNPLAPIRTGLAVLKLASSIDATVKTREIMERQVEHMVRLIDDLLDVSRITSGKIQLKKERVDVRTVLNTALELSRPLIEESRHELLVSTPEETLLLDVDPVRMAQVVSNLLNNAAKYTPEGGRVELSAERDGNEVIIRVRDNGVGLAPETLPKVFKLFSQVGKTLDRSRGGLGIGLALVKRLVEMHNGHVTAESQGSGKGSAFVVRLPLATTQKIGGRLVAGEHCARSLSIPRRILVVDDNVDGAQTLAMLLMLSGHTVETAHTGPDALKTAHAFQPSVMILDIGLPGMSGYEVAEQLRSDSIMNGLILIALTGWGSEDDRRRAQNIGFNHHLTKPVKIEKLHSLLIEIDANNK from the coding sequence ATGGATATAGCTGAGAACGATAGTGACGAAGTACGCCGCTTGCGGCGAACAATGCAAGATTTAGTAGCTTTCTCGACCCTGCCTGCGGCGTGGGGCCTAGGACCGGACGGTATTGCCAAGAGCCTCGCCAAGGTTCTCTTAAGTACTCTTGATCTCGACTTAGTCTACATTCGGCTTCCCCAGCCGGACGGCTCTGGTTTTACAGAGACTGTTCGTAGCAAGCATCGACCTGATGCCGACCACTGCATTACCGAAGCAAAAGCGCCGCTCGCGTCGTTCTTGACGAGTGTTGCTTTGGCACCGGTTACTGCAGTGCGTGATCCGTTTGGACCCGGCACTCTGCGAACGACTGTCACTCCGTTCGATTTGGTCGAAGAGCATGGCGTTTTAGTTTCTGGTTCCCAGCGCGTAAACTTCCCAACTGAGCAAGAACGGCTGCTGCTGGGGCTCGCTGCTAACCAGGCAACCATGGTGTTGCAGCGCCAGCGGGCCGAGCAGGCCCTCCAGCAAAGCGAAGAACGGTTCCGTGACTTTGCCAACGCCGCCCCCGCCAAGCTCTGGGTGACCGAGCCAGACGGCTCGTGCTCTTTCCTCTCACAAGGATGGTACGAGTTCACTGGCCAGGGCGAGGATGAAGGCCTGGGTTTGGGGTGGCTCAATGCCGTACATCCGGACGATCGGGAGGCAGCAGGCAAACATTTCCTGTCCGCAAACGAGCGGAATGAAGCATTCTCCATTGAATATCGTTTGCGGCGGGCCGATGGCGTGTACCGGTGGATCATCGACCGAGGCCGCCCTCGCTTCTCCCCGAGTGGCCAATTCCTCGGATATGCCGGAAACCTACTCGACATCACCGAACGCAAGCAATCTGAGGAGCAGATGGCCACTCTCCTCGCGGCGGAGAAGCAGCGCGCCACGCTTCTGGCACAGGTGGCTAATGCAAGCAAGTCGATAAACGTAATGTTGTCAATGGAAAGTATTGCCCGGACTTTGACCGAAGAGGCTCGCTCGATGCTTGGAGCTCACCAAGCAGTCACCTCCCTGACTGTTTCAGAAAACTGGGCTCAGGGTATTACCGCTGTGTCACTATCAGACAAGTACGCCGATTACCGGGCCTATTCCGAGAAGCCGGTTGGATCCGGCATTTACATCGAAGTGTGTCGCACCAATTGTCCAATGAGGATGACCCAAAAAGAGCTGGAAGCCCATCCAGCATGGAAAGGGTTTGGAAAACATGCCAAAGATCATCCACCTATGAGGGGCTGGCTCGCTGTGCCGCTAATCGGTCACGGAGGGAAGAACCTCGGGTTAGTCCAGCTCACGGACAAGGCTCAAGGCGAATTCACCGAAGAGGACGAAGCGATTCTCGTACAGCTTGCTGCGATCGCCTCTGTTGGGATCGAAAACGCCTATCTTTATGAGCAGGTGCGGGAGCAGGATCAACGGAAGGACGAATTTCTCGCCACGCTGGCTCATGAACTGAGAAATCCTCTTGCTCCTATTCGCACCGGACTTGCTGTACTCAAGCTGGCATCCTCAATTGATGCAACAGTAAAGACACGGGAGATCATGGAGCGACAGGTCGAACATATGGTCCGTCTCATCGACGACCTGCTTGACGTTTCTCGCATTACCAGCGGAAAGATTCAGCTCAAGAAAGAGCGGGTAGATGTGCGCACAGTATTGAATACAGCTCTTGAACTAAGCCGGCCTCTTATTGAGGAAAGCCGGCACGAGCTGTTGGTTTCGACTCCTGAAGAAACGCTCCTGCTTGATGTCGATCCAGTGCGTATGGCCCAGGTGGTAAGTAATCTCCTGAATAACGCCGCAAAATATACTCCTGAAGGAGGGCGAGTCGAATTATCTGCCGAGAGAGACGGCAACGAAGTGATTATTCGGGTGCGAGATAATGGGGTCGGGCTTGCGCCAGAGACACTGCCAAAAGTATTTAAATTATTCAGCCAAGTCGGGAAAACGCTGGATCGCTCACGAGGAGGATTGGGGATCGGGTTGGCCCTCGTCAAGCGACTTGTCGAAATGCATAACGGACATGTCACGGCCGAAAGTCAAGGCTCAGGGAAAGGTAGCGCGTTCGTTGTCCGTCTTCCCCTCGCGACCACGCAAAAAATCGGAGGGCGGCTGGTCGCGGGAGAGCACTGCGCCCGTAGCCTATCTATTCCCCGTCGCATTTTGGTAGTGGACGACAATGTGGATGGTGCTCAGACACTCGCCATGTTGCTTATGTTGTCCGGGCACACGGTAGAGACGGCTCACACCGGGCCGGACGCCCTGAAGACCGCCCACGCCTTTCAACCTAGCGTAATGATCCTCGACATTGGCCTTCCGGGCATGAGCGGGTACGAAGTTGCGGAGCAACTCCGTTCCGATTCCATCATGAATGGCTTGATCCTTATAGCCTTGACGGGATGGGGATCCGAAGACGACCGCCGGCGAGCGCAAAATATTGGATTCAACCATCACCTTACCAAACCGGTCAAAATAGAAAAGTTGCATTCATTACTCATAGAGATTGATGCAAACAACAAATAG